One window of Planctomycetia bacterium genomic DNA carries:
- a CDS encoding antibiotic biosynthesis monooxygenase has protein sequence MVTIGMNYKVIPGKEATFETAFRKVITVMKDLPGHTHSRMCRDIDDPQLYVILSEWNDREAFDAFIASDAFRAVANWGKEQILMGRPSHTYYEH, from the coding sequence ATGGTCACAATCGGTATGAACTACAAGGTGATTCCGGGCAAGGAGGCGACTTTTGAGACCGCCTTCCGCAAAGTCATCACGGTTATGAAGGACCTGCCCGGGCACACGCATTCGAGGATGTGTCGCGACATTGACGATCCGCAGCTTTACGTGATCCTCTCGGAATGGAACGACCGCGAGGCCTTTGACGCCTTTATCGCCTCGGACGCCTTTCGTGCCGTGGCCAACTGGGGCAAGGAGCAAATCCTGATGGGCCGGCCCTCGCATACCTATTACGAACATTAG
- a CDS encoding M48 family metalloprotease, with protein sequence MYFVVIMAFALVLSNDLPTPGLDLFSGRNPADWPVTLAVLAVALGQVLLVAGAALLLRREVMNRLSGPSADHDEAVRRFSRAQTWLMGMISVALVVTMVCTPWARLIRDTWNLDRFPLVGDLLLLMPFFSSLTLVWTIWYSAELRLKYASLSPGSSEQTMDRERKGTPDESLGSYLFDKYRHQILVIAAPMIFIVFAKHYTEQYRMSLFKSTGLPWLSDAILGAASIVVLVAAPVMLRYLWSTEPLAAGPLRDRFEQICERIGLRYREILLWRTHGLTVNAAVMGFIPQLRYVLVSDALVESMKDEEIEAVFGHEAGHVKHLHLPFFGAFAALSMYVSGGFVILLQVTNIVRDSGALQMAGLVVLMITWLFGFGWLSRRFERQADLFGVRCVTPDVTSCRAWCPVHGDAKTSGICISAAHLFGKTLLKIAALNGIPRSAPSWRHGSIESRCRLLEKLAASPSECARFDRSLRRIKIGLAVLTLAGTIGAAAFYYDGVARALGWK encoded by the coding sequence ATGTACTTTGTCGTCATTATGGCGTTTGCCCTGGTGCTCAGCAACGACCTCCCGACGCCGGGGCTGGACCTGTTTTCGGGCCGCAATCCCGCGGATTGGCCCGTGACTTTGGCCGTTCTGGCTGTTGCGCTGGGTCAGGTGTTATTGGTCGCCGGAGCCGCCCTACTGCTTCGCCGCGAAGTGATGAATCGGTTAAGTGGACCTTCGGCCGACCATGACGAGGCCGTTCGGCGATTCTCTCGGGCGCAGACCTGGCTGATGGGGATGATCTCCGTCGCCCTCGTTGTAACCATGGTATGCACGCCCTGGGCCAGACTCATCCGAGATACCTGGAACCTCGACCGGTTTCCGCTCGTCGGGGACTTGCTTCTGCTCATGCCGTTCTTCTCATCGTTGACGCTGGTGTGGACTATTTGGTACTCGGCGGAGCTGCGGTTGAAGTACGCGTCACTGTCGCCTGGGTCGAGCGAGCAGACCATGGATCGAGAGCGGAAAGGAACGCCGGACGAATCTCTTGGGTCGTATTTGTTCGACAAATATCGACATCAGATACTGGTCATCGCGGCGCCGATGATATTCATCGTGTTCGCCAAGCATTACACCGAGCAATATCGCATGAGCCTGTTTAAGTCGACGGGATTGCCGTGGCTTTCGGATGCGATTCTCGGCGCGGCGTCGATTGTGGTTCTCGTAGCTGCGCCGGTGATGCTTCGGTACCTGTGGTCCACGGAGCCGCTGGCAGCGGGGCCGCTTCGGGATCGTTTTGAGCAAATCTGCGAGCGGATCGGACTTCGCTATCGCGAGATACTCCTTTGGCGGACGCATGGATTGACGGTCAATGCCGCGGTGATGGGGTTTATCCCGCAGCTTCGCTACGTGCTGGTCTCCGACGCACTGGTGGAGTCGATGAAGGACGAGGAGATCGAGGCGGTCTTCGGTCATGAGGCAGGCCACGTCAAGCATTTGCATCTGCCCTTTTTCGGAGCGTTTGCCGCACTCTCGATGTATGTCTCCGGCGGATTCGTGATACTCCTTCAGGTCACGAACATTGTCAGGGATTCGGGCGCTCTTCAGATGGCGGGACTTGTGGTGCTCATGATTACCTGGCTATTCGGTTTTGGCTGGCTGTCCCGGCGATTCGAGCGTCAGGCGGACTTGTTCGGGGTTCGCTGCGTCACGCCTGACGTGACGAGTTGCCGTGCATGGTGTCCCGTGCATGGCGATGCGAAGACCAGCGGGATTTGCATTTCCGCCGCGCACCTATTTGGAAAGACGCTCTTGAAGATCGCCGCGCTGAACGGCATTCCGCGCAGCGCGCCGAGCTGGCGACACGGAAGCATTGAATCACGCTGCAGGCTTCTGGAGAAACTTGCGGCCAGCCCGTCGGAGTGTGCGCGTTTTGATCGCAGCCTGCGGCGGATCAAGATCGGCCTGGCCGTTCTTACATTGGCCGGGACAATCGGGGCGGCGGCGTTCTATTATGACGGCGTCGCCCGGGCACTTGGATGGAAATGA
- a CDS encoding glycosyltransferase translates to MATHLISFAAVKWDFPLMGRTRMLTEAWSRSGQPTTFVEPPHSYRSYLAKLLRMPGTRPPPFVIRPGPARYPVRWWTRMSPTRLRKMMRDGGVSLRRQLDRRLSVADAAAILISPVWTPMIEAVGFGKVIYDCIDSLSVHAPDPAMRRILVDWERDLVNRCDAAVVTAEVLADGLRAIRPDLPIELIRNGVDAQAFIERAAELPRPQDVPRAQSPTVGFVGALYEWIDWELIGRAADALPNLQFVFVGPHNNASAVSDLSKRPNVRVLGPRPYEVIPAYVAAFDVCWVPFKVGEITAAANPVKIYEYLALSKPVVTTTVADHDSFAGLVRVGRDHDQVIQQLRDAIASGQPDSDACKEFVRQNSWDVRAGRFQQFVKELRHAR, encoded by the coding sequence ATGGCGACTCATCTCATCTCCTTCGCGGCCGTTAAGTGGGACTTCCCGCTCATGGGCCGCACGCGAATGCTGACCGAGGCCTGGAGCAGATCCGGACAGCCCACCACATTCGTTGAACCGCCGCATTCCTATCGTAGCTATCTTGCAAAGCTGCTTCGAATGCCCGGCACGCGGCCCCCGCCGTTTGTGATACGGCCGGGCCCTGCGAGATACCCCGTCCGCTGGTGGACGAGGATGTCGCCGACGCGATTGCGGAAGATGATGCGCGATGGTGGAGTCAGTCTGCGCCGTCAGCTTGATCGGCGATTGAGCGTGGCGGACGCTGCCGCGATTCTGATATCACCCGTCTGGACACCGATGATCGAGGCAGTCGGGTTCGGCAAAGTGATCTACGATTGCATTGACAGCCTGTCAGTGCACGCGCCCGATCCTGCGATGCGGCGGATTCTCGTGGACTGGGAACGAGACCTGGTCAATCGGTGCGATGCCGCTGTCGTGACCGCCGAGGTTCTCGCCGACGGCCTGCGAGCCATACGTCCCGACCTGCCGATCGAGTTGATCCGTAACGGCGTCGATGCCCAGGCGTTTATTGAACGCGCTGCCGAATTGCCCCGCCCGCAGGATGTACCGCGGGCCCAATCGCCGACGGTCGGTTTTGTCGGGGCCCTTTACGAATGGATCGACTGGGAGCTGATCGGCCGCGCGGCGGATGCCCTGCCCAATCTGCAATTCGTCTTCGTCGGGCCTCACAATAATGCGTCGGCGGTGTCCGACCTCTCGAAACGCCCGAATGTCCGCGTCCTCGGACCTCGTCCATATGAAGTCATCCCAGCATACGTCGCCGCCTTTGATGTTTGTTGGGTGCCCTTCAAAGTGGGGGAGATCACCGCCGCCGCCAATCCAGTAAAGATTTATGAGTACCTCGCGCTATCCAAGCCCGTCGTGACCACCACCGTCGCAGATCATGATTCATTCGCTGGACTGGTCCGCGTCGGCCGCGATCATGACCAGGTCATCCAACAGTTGCGCGATGCGATTGCCTCAGGCCAGCCTGATTCTGACGCATGCAAGGAATTTGTCCGCCAGAATTCATGGGATGTCCGTGCGGGACGATTCCAGCAATTTGTCAAGGAACTCCGGCATGCCCGCTAG